The proteins below come from a single Chryseobacterium capnotolerans genomic window:
- a CDS encoding T9SS type A sorting domain-containing protein, with protein sequence MEVICRKRPFKLAKKTDLSQIQLSNNTWLGLSFGERSPFTPTEANNATLSVASVYKKASFNIYPNPTSDFIQIETSENIREINIYSSLGQKVMASQETKINVKSLKSGVYWVEIKTKSGSTVHKIVKK encoded by the coding sequence ATGGAAGTTATATGCCGGAAAAGACCTTTCAAGCTGGCAAAAAAGACTGATCTGAGTCAGATCCAATTAAGTAACAATACATGGCTGGGATTAAGCTTTGGAGAAAGAAGTCCTTTCACTCCTACTGAAGCAAATAATGCGACATTGTCTGTTGCCTCTGTATATAAGAAAGCATCATTCAACATTTATCCTAATCCAACAAGTGATTTCATTCAGATTGAAACTTCTGAAAATATCAGAGAGATTAATATCTATTCTTCTTTGGGACAAAAAGTAATGGCTTCACAGGAAACAAAAATTAATGTTAAGTCTTTAAAATCCGGGGTCTATTGGGTTGAGATTAAGACCAAAAGTGGTTCTACGGTGCATAAGATTGTGAAGAAGTAA
- the clpP gene encoding ATP-dependent Clp endopeptidase proteolytic subunit ClpP has protein sequence MDIKKEFRDFSVKHLGNNGLATDQYMGMYGPTNLTPYIMEERRLNVAQMDVFSRLMMDRIIFLGTGIDDQVANIVTAQLLFLESADPSKDIQIYINSPGGSVYAGLGIYDTMQIIKPDVATICTGMAASMGAVLLVAGEKGKRSALKHSRVMIHQPSGGAQGVASDMEINLREMLKLKQELYDIIAHHSGQTYEWVEKSSDRDYWMTSEEAKSYGMVDEVLQRAEKK, from the coding sequence ATGGACATTAAAAAGGAATTCAGAGATTTCTCTGTAAAACATTTAGGAAACAACGGTTTGGCTACCGATCAGTATATGGGAATGTATGGCCCAACGAACTTAACTCCGTACATCATGGAAGAAAGAAGATTAAACGTTGCTCAGATGGACGTTTTCTCCCGTTTGATGATGGACAGAATTATCTTCCTTGGAACAGGAATTGACGATCAGGTAGCGAATATCGTTACTGCTCAGCTTCTATTCTTAGAAAGTGCAGACCCTTCTAAAGATATTCAGATCTATATCAATTCTCCTGGTGGTAGCGTATATGCAGGATTAGGTATTTATGACACCATGCAGATCATTAAACCTGATGTAGCAACAATCTGTACGGGGATGGCTGCTTCAATGGGAGCTGTATTGTTGGTTGCCGGAGAAAAAGGAAAGCGTTCTGCGCTGAAGCACTCAAGAGTAATGATTCACCAGCCTTCAGGAGGTGCTCAGGGAGTAGCTTCTGATATGGAGATCAACTTAAGAGAGATGTTGAAGTTAAAGCAGGAGCTTTATGACATCATCGCTCACCATTCAGGACAAACTTACGAATGGGTTGAGAAATCTTCTGACAGAGATTACTGGATGACTTCTGAAGAAGCTAAGAGCTACGGAATGGTAGATGAAGTTCTTCAAAGAGCAGAGAAAAAATAA
- the dnaG gene encoding DNA primase: MISKQTIDKIFSTIRVEEIVGEYVQLKRAGSNFKGLSPFHEEKSPSFVVSPSKQIWKDFSTGKGGTAISFLMEIENFTYPEALRHAAKKYGIEIEEDLREISEEAKHAQTEKDLLYKIHEVANTYFQEILWDDQEGRSIGLAYFKERELKDDIIKKFQLGYSPEKKNAFTSYALEKGYTKEILEKSGLSIFPENTPAGVDRFRERVIFPIHSFSGRVLGFGARILKNNVKTAKYLNSPETEIYHKSNVLYGLNQSKQAISRKNGCLLVEGYMDVISLHMSGIENVVASSGTSLTTEQIKLIKRLTENVTILFDGDNAGIKASFRSIDMLLTEGMNIRVLLFPDGDDPDSFARKHPQEYVEKYIENEAMDFIDFKAEILLRDVGNDPIKKAEAIRDIVKSVSFVQNALKREVYLKEVSNKFGLSEQSLFNELDVQKQITQNQTHHVQQQQKEKAAPKLEIVPLDQEKEDPFLFDVLFMENKLVDHMLMFGDVVLKRKNENNEEYQITVIEEILHHFEEEQYTFLVKENEIIINQVKEGIQKDELRSGNFFVSFMDEDITTKVVDALMPLDELENWASRNIYPPNYGDKVADQIQGDVLLHKYRYIDYLITETAKELDQYSSTDEVKYYELIKKITLLKQASIRLSNIIEYSPIKGIYVNRKR; the protein is encoded by the coding sequence ATGATTTCGAAGCAGACCATAGACAAAATTTTCTCAACGATACGTGTAGAAGAGATAGTAGGAGAGTACGTTCAGTTGAAAAGAGCGGGGTCTAATTTTAAGGGACTCAGCCCATTTCATGAAGAAAAGTCACCCAGTTTTGTTGTTTCGCCAAGTAAGCAGATCTGGAAGGACTTCTCTACAGGAAAAGGAGGGACTGCCATCTCTTTCCTAATGGAAATTGAGAACTTCACTTATCCTGAAGCACTTCGTCATGCCGCTAAAAAATACGGAATTGAAATTGAAGAAGATCTGCGTGAAATTTCCGAAGAAGCAAAACATGCCCAAACGGAAAAAGATCTATTGTATAAAATTCATGAAGTTGCCAATACTTACTTCCAGGAAATCCTTTGGGATGATCAGGAAGGTAGAAGCATAGGACTTGCTTATTTTAAAGAAAGAGAACTTAAGGATGATATCATTAAGAAATTCCAGCTTGGATATTCTCCTGAAAAGAAAAACGCTTTTACTTCATATGCTCTTGAGAAAGGATATACTAAGGAAATCCTTGAAAAATCCGGACTTTCTATTTTCCCGGAAAATACTCCGGCGGGAGTTGACAGATTCCGTGAAAGGGTAATTTTTCCGATTCATAGTTTTTCAGGGAGGGTTTTAGGTTTTGGAGCCAGAATTCTTAAGAATAATGTAAAAACAGCGAAATATCTCAACTCACCGGAAACGGAGATCTATCATAAATCCAATGTTCTTTATGGATTGAACCAAAGCAAGCAGGCTATTTCAAGAAAGAATGGCTGTCTTTTGGTGGAAGGATATATGGATGTGATTTCCCTTCACATGTCCGGAATTGAAAACGTTGTAGCGAGTTCAGGAACTTCCCTTACCACTGAGCAAATCAAACTAATTAAGAGGCTTACAGAAAATGTAACCATTCTCTTCGACGGAGACAATGCTGGTATCAAAGCCAGTTTCCGAAGTATTGATATGCTTCTGACAGAAGGTATGAACATTCGTGTCCTGCTTTTCCCTGATGGTGATGACCCGGATTCCTTTGCCAGAAAACATCCGCAGGAATATGTTGAAAAATACATTGAAAATGAAGCGATGGATTTCATCGACTTTAAAGCGGAGATTCTGTTACGGGATGTTGGAAATGATCCTATCAAAAAGGCTGAGGCCATCCGTGACATTGTAAAATCGGTTTCCTTCGTACAAAACGCACTGAAAAGAGAGGTGTATCTGAAGGAGGTTTCCAATAAATTCGGTCTTTCTGAGCAGAGTCTTTTCAATGAGCTGGATGTTCAAAAACAGATTACCCAGAATCAAACTCATCATGTTCAGCAACAACAGAAGGAAAAAGCAGCTCCAAAGTTGGAGATCGTTCCTTTGGATCAGGAAAAAGAAGATCCTTTTTTGTTTGATGTTCTGTTTATGGAGAATAAGTTGGTGGATCACATGCTGATGTTTGGTGACGTTGTATTGAAAAGAAAAAATGAGAACAACGAAGAATATCAGATTACAGTTATTGAAGAAATTCTCCATCATTTTGAAGAAGAGCAGTATACATTTTTAGTCAAAGAAAATGAGATCATTATCAACCAGGTAAAAGAGGGGATTCAGAAAGATGAGTTGAGAAGTGGAAACTTTTTTGTATCTTTTATGGATGAAGACATTACGACAAAGGTTGTAGATGCTTTGATGCCGCTGGACGAACTGGAAAACTGGGCATCAAGAAATATTTATCCGCCTAATTATGGAGATAAAGTTGCAGATCAGATTCAAGGGGATGTTTTACTGCACAAATACAGATATATTGATTATCTGATTACAGAAACAGCGAAGGAACTGGACCAATACAGCAGCACTGATGAAGTAAAATATTATGAGCTGATTAAAAAAATCACTCTGCTGAAACAAGCTTCTATCAGATTAAGTAATATTATTGAATATTCCCCGATTAAAGGAATCTATGTCAATAGAAAAAGATAG